caataacTTAATTATACATtaataaagcttttcttaatattcacacaatagttatcttttaattgcgagagccaatcatctcattttCCATCTATAACAGTGTAGTAAAGTGTCACCTGGGCAATCCTCCTTACGGGCAAGAACTGTCCTGGGCATGCTGTGTAAAACTGCCAAATGCTGACATACAAATGCACAGGAGAGGCCAAGcagctggaaagctgctctgcagaggacCTGAGGCTCACTGGGTACACCATGAACCATGAACCATGAACCATGAACCAAAAATGGGTCCTTGCAGCAGAAGTCAAAGAgcctcctgggctgcaccaggcAGAACATTGGCAGTAGactgagggaggtgatccttcttttctgctcagtgctggagGCACATCTGGAATGCTGTGTCCAGAGCTGGACTTTCcagtacaagagagacatgCAGAGGGTCAAAGCAAAGGGTCATTAAGATGAGGAAGCATCTGATGAAAAAAGGCTAAaggagctgggactgttcagcctggacaaGGCTTAGAGGGGTCTTCTCAGTGTATGTAAACACCTGGTGGGTGAGAATGAACAAGACAGGGCCAGACCCTTCTCAGTGGTCCCCAACAgcaagacaagaggaaatgggaaCTAACTCAACAGCAGGAAACACATTTAAACATAAGGaaactcttttttcctgtgaggacagtcaagcactggaacactTTATCCAGGGAGGCTACAGGGGCTAGAGCCCTTACACTAAAGTATTGTCCTAATGAAAATTTTGAATAATGAAAAGTATTGTTCTAATGAAAATTTTGCCTAAAATAATTTGACTGATAAACTAAGACAAATCACTGTTAGCCCAGAAGTCCTCTGATGTTCTCCATCTCCTTTATACTGCAGAAGGATGGAAAATTATGACAACATGCATCTCCAAAAGCCATCTCTCATCCAGGGATTCTTTGGTGAGCAAGAAGGTAATGGACAGAGTTTGAACCTTAAGGGTCACACCAAACACCTACATTAAGGTCCCTCAAACTAGGAAATTTTGTATTTACATATCTGTATTTGGTTGAAGTTCTTTGACAGTAATGCGCCTGTAAACTACAAAATGCTGTCTCTTCACAGCATCTGGCACTAAATGTTGAATTGTCTTTTTCCTCAGCTTCAGGCAAATGACCTAGGCAAGTAATTTATCTCATTcaaaattttcttgaaaactAGAAATGCCTGAAAAGAGAACCACTTAGGCTGGTATTCTCACTTTTAGGAACTTGTTCAAGTTGATTTACTTTAATCATATTGTCAAAGTCAGATGCATGGTGACTCTGAAAAAGATTGCTGACTAAAAGTTGTGGATGGCCCAAACTCTCCAGAATATTTTCTTAGCATCTTTCAGCACAAATACAGGCTGGGTAGAGAATGGATtgacagcagccctgaggagaacgACTTGGGGACATCAGATAATGAGAACTGAACACAACCCAGCACTCACATCTCAGaaagccaaacgtgtcctgggctgcatccaatggtgggcagcagggccagggaggggattctgcccctctgctctgctcagagcccacctgcagggctgcatcagctctggggtcccagcacagggaggacagggacctgctggagtgagtGCAGAGGAGGCTACAAAGATGATCAGCAGCCTGGAGTACCTCTTCTATGAAGACCAGCTGAGAgagctgttcagcctggagaagagaaggctttgggaaTGCCTTCtacagccttccagtacctaaaggggtctgcaggagagctggagaggaacatTCTaccaagggcatgtagtgatagaaCAAGGAGGATGGATCTAAAGTGAAGGagtggtctagtggaaggtgtccctgcccttggcagagggagctggaacTAGATGAACTTTAGGGTCCCTTGCAaaccaagccattctgtgaatTCAGTTTTCACTGCACACTGAAAACTGCTAGGATCACCTTGAAGTGTTTCTGAACCACTGCTGGTTCAGACAGTGAAGACTACACCTCTGGTTTTTTATTTGCTAGACTGGGATGAGCCCATGGTATTGCTCTCTTCTGGGAGTTACAGCCAGTGAAAGATTCTCATCTTTCATACTGAATTATCAAGTATTCACAGTATTTATAAATAGATTTTCCATGTCCTTCTCTAGCCATTGCTTGCAGGTCTCAGCCAAGCTTTTGAACACAAACAGACCATGTGCAATACCGATAAAAGAGCAGCATCTGGTGCAAGGTGGGCTGCAGAGAAAGGCTGTGTCCATTGCTGACAGAAGTTCATTTCAATGTctcagcactttttttttctgaaaatttgccATCCCCTGAAGTTCTGGAGGCAAGTTTGCTCATTTGCAGTCAAGAATAAACAAGAGGTGGCTTTTTAGCATTGCACTGCAGTGGGGATTCCTTGACTGGGAGAGTGAGAGGCACAAACTGCAAGACTGCAGGCCCAGACAGACAGTACAAATGACACACAGCAAGGGCTCATTTATTAGCAAACTTGAAGCAACACAAATCCTTAATAAGTGGTTCTAACAGAATATTTGCTATTTTCCCAAAACCCAGGCCCAAATCCCACCTGTGagggccagctctgcctcaccATCAAAGACCTGGgtagcccagcacagccctgcaatGCTGCCTGCTCCTTCCAGGCTCCTGGAAGGGAAAGAGACATGTATCAGCATCATGGCACATACTAAACTGCCTTCCTACAGGAAGCTGTACTTTGTAGAGGATGCTGATTCTCTGAAGCCATTAAAATGACAGATGGGGAATTCCTGGGAGGAGTTTGATTACTGATTTCACAAGCCCAGGAACTGTGGGCTCTTCAAGCTGGCTCAAGATGCTTTAGCAGGCGACGACACCGTGACAGCAACCCAGACACAGTCACACCTCAGCCTCCTGAGGCTGGACACGGCAGTGCCGTGACACCTGGCGTGTCCCCCTGGGAATTCTGCTCTGGGCAAGGCtcatggctgggctggggtgccAGCAGGAACCTACGCCTGCAATTGGGCAGGCTcatccctgcaggcactgctccaAAAATAGCTTGGCCCAAAATAAAACTGTGGGAATCCCTGCCCAAAATCGAGCGTCAGAAAACGCGATTATTGACAATGTCCCAGTGGGACAAAGGCTCTCTTTGAAGTCTGTGTCCACAGGCACCAAGGGTGTAAGTCTCTCTGGACAGAAAATCAACCAAACAGGTCATATATGTGGTTACATGTCTGTTATGCTGCAGGGTTTCCATTCTacagcactttttaaaaaatacaaattgaaATGTAGGTTGGAGGAACAAGCAAACCACCCCACTTTCATATCACACTGTACCACAGCTATTATTGGCTCAGGTCAGGAGAGGGATAAGGAATGCTCCAAAAAATGGTTTTACGTGgtctttatttaaacaaaatgtgCAAGTGGAAGCAGAGGTTTCACATTCCTTTTTTCTAAGCAACTTTATGCCTTTTACATTGGATAATACAGGCTCTTACATTACACATTGCAGTTTTACACCCTCCAGAACCCAACACTGATGCCAAACAAGCCAGCATGGTGGGCTGGGAGTACAGCACTCACAGAAACTAGCACAGAGGAGACAGCCACATCAAGCTGTTCCTAAGCATCTTACACTTTACAGCTGGATCACTGCAGACTGAAAGAATTACACCATCACAGACCCATTACAAACATTAGCACAGGCAACAGATAGGAGAgagtgaaaaataaagattcATAACATCTTCAATTGACTGAAAGCTAATTGATGTGGCATGCTGTGGGTGCCACTGATGTCTGTGGAAGCACACACTGAAATCACCTCCAGGATTTCTGAGAGTCTTTCAATCCTGATAAGACTTCACAAGGAGCCACATGAGGATTACAGTAACCAGGACAACCATGAAGTTGAGGCAAATTTCTCGTGTGGAAAGTTCCATTTTTTGGGAGTAATGAGGAGAGAGCAGAGGTCAGCAGGCAGAGCAAAGGCAAAACTCCAGTGACTTGCTTGGATGTGTCCTTGAGTTCAACCTTCAGGTCACaggctcttaaaaaaaaaaaaaaaaagaaaaagaaaaatatgtaaaggACAGATGCATGAAGGTGGCAGATTCCGTAGAGTTTTTTATGTCAGTCTAAATAAATGTTGTTTCAGTGGCCAGGAGTCAGTAAGCACTGGGGTGCTAAGAAGTAAAAGCCATCTTTGGCAGCTTATCACCTTCTTTGATTTCCAGCAAGGACCttcccagtgtcaccccaaaATAGAGTACACAGGGGTGAGCACTCTGTGTAAATCAATGCTGCTTTCTGCAagtgttttcaaataaataatgcCCAAGACCCATTTCAACAAGTATACATCGTAAATAGAATACTGTTACGAGTTTTTAAATTCCTATATTTGTAGGtgtattgtttttaaaaaattaagtgcAAACTATTATTTTATAGAAAAAGATTAATAAATGTGAATTATTTGCTACTACTAAAAGTACTAAAAGGAGAACCTAAGGTTagacattttaatttctgaagaaCTTCACATATTTTGTGAGTCATTTCTACAGATGAAATAGTATTTTCTCAATAAACTTCTGCCTCTCctgaaatttcaaggaaaaattgAATTGAAAAATGCTAAAAGTCTCATATTTCAAAAATCCCATTTGAGTTGTACTCATAAACTTTTCTGTTggttattgcttttatttagtTCATgacagcaatttttaaattttatatgaTTTTGGAGTTCatgcagagaaaagagaataCTTTATCAGAAATATCATGCACTAATCTCTGCATACCATGTAAATATAATAAGAACCCTTAAACAAATGAAACGTTAAGTCTAGACAAAGAATTTCAGCTACACAACCAGATTAGGCTGTAACATCTCTGGTGCAAATGAGAAGCCTTGGGACCATACCAGCATGAAGACAGAGAGTTTCAATTGAAGTTACTTTAGTTTGCAGATTAAACATTAAAAGCCTAGTGCATGCAGTTAACGAATTCCTACATTTTCAAGTTGTTTTGCCAGCCTTCTATGTCCTTGCACATGAGAAAATCTGACCTAATAAGTAAGCCAGTTCTTTTACCTTGAGGAGGTAAATGGAGCCCAGTGGTTCTGCCTCTGGACTTTGGGTCACTGCAGATAATTTTTCCCTCCAAGCTTCTGCCTATCTCCCACTCAGTCTGGATactctgtccctgtgtgggaACTAAAGTAGGCTGAGGGTGGAGACCAACAAGTGCATTGGCAATCCAGGTGCTGACATCACCCcccccaaatatttttaaagggctAAGCTGGGCTGCAAAATTGGTTAAAGCTGTTTATGCAGTGGGCTCTGTGGGCGGATTTGCTTCTTT
The nucleotide sequence above comes from Molothrus aeneus isolate 106 chromosome 2, BPBGC_Maene_1.0, whole genome shotgun sequence. Encoded proteins:
- the SLN gene encoding sarcolipin, translated to MELSTREICLNFMVVLVTVILMWLLVKSYQD